The following coding sequences lie in one Nitratireductor mangrovi genomic window:
- a CDS encoding LutC/YkgG family protein yields MSARDAIMAKVRAAIGDSADNAARREAVDKRLARPPKGIVPERGQLPDKKRVALFCQMAEKVAATVTRVRSPERVPKVVADYLRAKNLPAAIRMGDGRRLRAMPWEALKSLDVKPGRSDGFDEVGVSHAFAGIAETGTIALLSGKDNPTTVNFLPEHHIVVVDAGDIAGDLETVLARLRRKFGKGGMPRTLNLVTGPSRSGDIEQKIILGAHGPRALHLIVVG; encoded by the coding sequence ATGAGTGCGCGCGACGCCATCATGGCGAAGGTACGGGCGGCGATCGGCGATAGCGCTGACAACGCGGCGCGGCGCGAAGCCGTTGACAAGCGCCTTGCCAGACCGCCAAAGGGCATCGTGCCCGAGCGTGGGCAACTTCCCGACAAGAAGCGTGTCGCGCTGTTCTGCCAGATGGCGGAGAAGGTGGCGGCAACGGTCACGCGCGTGCGTTCGCCCGAGCGTGTGCCAAAGGTGGTCGCCGACTACCTGCGTGCAAAGAACCTTCCTGCCGCGATCCGCATGGGCGACGGTCGCCGTCTCCGGGCGATGCCCTGGGAGGCGCTGAAGTCGCTCGACGTGAAACCGGGCCGGTCCGACGGCTTTGACGAGGTCGGCGTCAGCCACGCCTTCGCCGGCATCGCCGAGACCGGTACGATCGCGCTCTTGTCGGGCAAGGACAATCCGACGACGGTGAACTTCCTGCCCGAGCATCACATCGTGGTGGTCGACGCCGGCGATATCGCGGGCGATCTCGAGACCGTGCTGGCCAGGCTCAGGCGCAAGTTCGGCAAGGGCGGCATGCCACGCACCTTGAACCTGGTCACCGGGCCGTCGCGTTCCGGCGACATCGAACAGAAGATCATCCTCGGCGCGCACGGCCCGCGAGCGCTCCACCTGATCGTGGTCGGCTAG
- a CDS encoding metallophosphoesterase yields the protein MAGVHFLDAAAPDGMRLYAIGDVHGRLDLLRAMHAQIRAELKRDRPDDWRIIHLGDYVDRGPDSNGVIDFLVDRTAEDDRVIALAGNHDDGLLAFLRDGDRTGLFARFGGADTARSYGVAADFSTTEAAASSRAALAAKVPEKHVDFLGNLRVSQEFGDFFFCHAGIRPGVPLDRQDREDLVWIRDAFLHHPELHPKVIVHGHTPHEEAEILANRVNVDTLAYASGRLTALVVDGREKRVLEAVAG from the coding sequence ATGGCCGGCGTGCATTTCCTCGATGCGGCGGCGCCAGACGGCATGCGGCTTTATGCGATCGGCGACGTTCATGGCCGCCTTGACCTTCTTCGCGCCATGCATGCGCAAATCCGCGCCGAACTGAAGCGTGACCGCCCGGACGACTGGCGCATCATCCATCTCGGCGACTATGTCGATCGCGGTCCGGACTCCAACGGTGTGATCGATTTCCTGGTCGACCGCACGGCCGAGGATGACCGCGTTATCGCACTTGCGGGCAACCATGATGACGGCTTGCTGGCGTTCCTGAGGGACGGCGACCGCACCGGCCTGTTCGCGCGCTTCGGTGGCGCCGACACGGCGCGCTCCTATGGGGTCGCGGCCGACTTCTCGACAACCGAAGCCGCCGCCTCAAGCCGGGCGGCTTTGGCCGCCAAAGTGCCGGAAAAACACGTGGATTTTCTCGGAAATCTACGGGTTTCGCAGGAATTCGGCGACTTTTTCTTCTGCCATGCCGGCATTCGGCCGGGGGTGCCGCTCGATCGCCAGGACCGCGAAGACCTCGTGTGGATTCGCGACGCCTTCCTGCACCATCCCGAACTTCACCCCAAGGTGATCGTCCACGGGCACACACCTCACGAGGAGGCCGAAATCCTCGCCAACCGGGTCAATGTCGACACGCTGGCCTACGCCAGCGGGCGGCTGACCGCGCTGGTGGTCGACGGCAGGGAAAAGCGCGTGCTGGAAGCTGTCGCGGGCTGA
- a CDS encoding thioredoxin family protein, whose protein sequence is MSRSTIAGVAAALLMIASAVGRAGADELLAEPKLGDNGLHVQDWFLQSFLEVGEDLADAQAAGKGLVIVFEQSGCPYCREMHKVNLRRPEIVAQIRETFDVLQLDLRGSRAVTDTDGEELAERDLARKWGVVFTPTLIFLPSDADPDGKPANMAAAAVMPGYFKPFHFASMFDYVASGAYRDQHFQEFIVARAEKLREEGEEVEIWD, encoded by the coding sequence ATGTCACGCTCCACAATCGCAGGCGTCGCTGCCGCCCTGCTGATGATCGCCTCGGCGGTCGGCAGGGCCGGTGCCGACGAATTGCTTGCCGAGCCGAAGCTCGGAGACAACGGCCTGCATGTCCAGGACTGGTTCCTGCAGTCCTTCCTCGAGGTCGGGGAAGACCTTGCCGACGCACAGGCCGCCGGCAAGGGGCTGGTGATCGTCTTCGAACAGTCGGGCTGCCCCTATTGCCGCGAGATGCACAAGGTCAATCTGCGCCGCCCGGAGATCGTCGCCCAGATCCGCGAGACATTCGATGTGCTGCAACTCGACCTGCGCGGCAGCCGCGCGGTGACCGACACCGATGGCGAAGAGCTTGCCGAGCGCGACCTCGCCCGCAAATGGGGCGTGGTGTTCACACCGACGCTGATCTTCCTGCCCAGTGACGCCGATCCCGACGGCAAGCCGGCCAACATGGCCGCGGCAGCCGTGATGCCCGGTTATTTCAAGCCGTTCCACTTCGCCTCGATGTTCGACTATGTGGCGAGCGGCGCGTACCGGGACCAGCACTTCCAGGAGTTCATCGTCGCCCGCGCCGAAAAACTGCGCGAGGAGGGCGAAGAGGTCGAGATCTGGGACTGA
- a CDS encoding type 1 glutamine amidotransferase has product MRILVVQNLEHTGLGQIGRALEEASAEVDMLRMDAGGVLPANTDSYDGLVVLGGAQSAIADVDHPYLPALAGLMRDVALSGRAVLGVCLGSQLLARGFGAKNLLGVAKEFAWQQVELTAEGRLDPVLRAAPPAFRIFQWHDDTFTLPAGAVRLALSEAADNQAFRIGRAGYGIQFHFEADRKLVAHWNGVFSEYIAERHPEWPQRFATEAEAYGPEADRAGLAIARAWVAMV; this is encoded by the coding sequence ATGCGCATCCTCGTCGTCCAGAACCTCGAACATACCGGCCTTGGCCAGATCGGGCGCGCGCTCGAAGAGGCGAGCGCCGAGGTCGATATGCTTCGCATGGATGCCGGCGGCGTTCTGCCGGCGAATACAGACAGCTATGACGGGCTCGTCGTGCTGGGAGGAGCGCAGAGCGCCATTGCCGACGTGGACCACCCCTATCTTCCGGCGCTGGCCGGGCTGATGCGCGACGTTGCACTTTCCGGGCGGGCGGTGCTCGGCGTCTGTCTCGGCAGCCAGCTTCTGGCGCGCGGGTTCGGCGCAAAAAACCTCCTCGGCGTGGCGAAGGAGTTTGCCTGGCAGCAGGTCGAACTCACCGCCGAAGGCAGGCTTGACCCGGTGTTGCGGGCAGCCCCGCCGGCTTTCCGCATCTTCCAGTGGCATGACGACACCTTCACCCTTCCCGCCGGCGCCGTCAGGCTCGCGCTCAGCGAAGCTGCCGACAACCAGGCGTTCCGCATCGGACGCGCCGGATACGGCATCCAGTTCCATTTCGAGGCCGACCGAAAGCTGGTCGCGCACTGGAACGGGGTTTTTTCAGAGTACATCGCCGAGCGGCATCCGGAATGGCCGCAACGCTTTGCCACCGAGGCGGAAGCGTACGGGCCCGAGGCCGACCGTGCCGGCCTGGCGATCGCGCGGGCCTGGGTCGCGATGGTGTGA
- a CDS encoding GNAT family N-acetyltransferase — MTATAAPGIGAVTYAREDTLAVSEFRQVLVESGLGSIRPVDDEERLQRMLDGAGLVITARLTDGTLAGVARTLADFSWVAYLSDLAVSRQAQGLGIGKGLVEETRSRLGPEVSLVLISVPDAVPFYGRIGMARTADAFWYQREH, encoded by the coding sequence ATGACAGCCACCGCAGCACCGGGGATCGGCGCCGTCACCTATGCGCGCGAAGACACACTCGCCGTTTCGGAGTTCCGGCAGGTGCTTGTCGAGTCCGGCCTCGGTTCGATCCGCCCGGTCGACGACGAGGAACGGCTTCAGCGCATGCTCGACGGTGCCGGGCTCGTAATCACGGCACGGCTGACTGACGGAACTCTGGCCGGTGTGGCGCGCACCCTCGCCGATTTCTCCTGGGTCGCCTATCTCTCCGATCTCGCCGTCTCCAGGCAGGCGCAGGGGCTCGGCATCGGCAAGGGTCTGGTCGAGGAGACCCGCAGCCGGCTCGGACCGGAAGTCAGTCTCGTGCTGATATCGGTGCCCGACGCCGTCCCGTTTTACGGGCGGATCGGCATGGCGCGCACCGCCGATGCGTTCTGGTACCAGCGCGAGCACTGA
- a CDS encoding 16S rRNA (uracil(1498)-N(3))-methyltransferase: MRANHRMQRLFVEAGLAAGQPVEASREQAHYLLNVLRMESGSEVLLFNGRDGEWLARLETQGRKKAALMPESQARPQPPAPGLIYCFAPLKKGRLDYMVQKAVEMGAGVLQPVITQHTQVPKLAIERLQANALEAAEQCGILALPRVAEPVKLERLLADWDAARRLIFCDEGFDTDNPLDTLRAITERSLAVLVGPEGGFSEAERRLLRAQSFVTAIPLGPRILRADTAAVAALAVIQATIGDWL, translated from the coding sequence ATGCGCGCGAACCATCGAATGCAAAGGCTGTTCGTCGAAGCCGGACTGGCGGCGGGCCAGCCCGTCGAGGCCAGCCGCGAACAGGCGCATTATCTGTTGAACGTGCTGCGCATGGAAAGCGGCAGCGAAGTGCTGCTCTTCAACGGCCGCGACGGCGAGTGGCTCGCCCGCCTCGAAACGCAGGGCCGCAAGAAGGCGGCCCTCATGCCAGAAAGCCAGGCACGGCCGCAGCCGCCGGCGCCCGGCCTGATCTACTGTTTCGCGCCGCTGAAGAAGGGCCGGCTCGACTACATGGTCCAGAAGGCGGTCGAGATGGGCGCCGGCGTGCTACAACCCGTCATCACGCAACACACGCAAGTTCCGAAGCTCGCTATCGAGCGCCTGCAGGCCAACGCGCTGGAAGCGGCCGAACAGTGTGGCATCCTCGCCCTGCCGCGGGTCGCCGAGCCGGTGAAGCTTGAGCGGCTGCTCGCCGACTGGGACGCCGCGCGGCGGCTGATCTTCTGCGACGAGGGGTTCGACACCGACAATCCGCTCGACACGCTGCGAGCGATCACCGAGCGCAGCCTCGCCGTCCTCGTCGGCCCGGAGGGCGGGTTTTCGGAAGCGGAAAGGCGCCTCCTGCGCGCGCAGTCCTTCGTGACCGCGATCCCGCTCGGACCGCGCATCCTGCGTGCCGATACGGCTGCCGTGGCAGCGCTCGCCGTGATCCAGGCGACCATCGGCGACTGGCTATAA
- a CDS encoding Hsp70 family protein, which translates to MARALGLDFGTTNTVLALAEPSGVATHSLRFHCGAGGADSVRTALAFMKEGRSTQTVRTEAGQAAIDLFIDHPGDCRFLQSIKTFAASAAFKATTIFARRHSFNDLMEIFLRRLRAYAGDAWPKEISRLVVGRPVRFAGASPDEELALERYRAALDRFGFPEIHYVHEPVAAAYWFAQQLSGDATVLVADFGGGTTDYSLIRFEFHAGVLRAVPIGHSGVGIAGDHFDYRLIDNLVAPEIGKGSQFRSFDKLLDLPASYFANFGRWNQLSIFKTTREFADLKSLVCQATEPEKLQLFVDLIEYDEGYPLYQAIAATKMALSQAPEAEFHFAPLGKAGRKTVKRSDFEDWIADDLARIEDALDEVLTTTDTPTGAVDKVFLTGGSSFVPAVRAIFERRFDASRIESGGELLSIAHGLALIGEAGEVARWAA; encoded by the coding sequence ATGGCACGCGCGCTCGGGCTCGATTTCGGCACGACCAACACGGTACTCGCATTGGCCGAGCCTTCCGGCGTGGCGACGCATTCGCTGCGGTTTCACTGCGGCGCCGGCGGCGCCGATTCCGTCCGCACCGCGCTCGCCTTCATGAAGGAGGGCCGCAGCACGCAAACGGTGCGCACCGAAGCCGGCCAGGCCGCGATCGACCTCTTCATCGATCATCCCGGCGACTGCCGCTTCCTGCAATCAATCAAGACCTTTGCCGCAAGCGCCGCCTTCAAGGCGACGACCATCTTTGCCCGCCGCCATTCCTTCAACGATCTGATGGAGATCTTCCTGCGCCGGCTCCGCGCCTACGCCGGCGACGCGTGGCCGAAAGAGATTTCGCGGCTGGTCGTCGGCAGGCCGGTGCGTTTTGCCGGCGCCAGTCCCGACGAAGAACTTGCGCTGGAGCGCTATCGCGCCGCGCTCGACCGCTTCGGGTTCCCCGAGATCCATTATGTCCACGAGCCGGTCGCGGCGGCCTACTGGTTCGCGCAGCAGCTTTCCGGCGACGCCACCGTGCTGGTCGCCGATTTCGGCGGCGGCACCACCGACTATTCGCTGATCCGCTTCGAATTCCACGCCGGCGTGCTGCGCGCCGTGCCGATCGGCCATTCCGGCGTCGGCATTGCCGGCGACCATTTCGACTACCGCCTGATCGACAATCTCGTCGCGCCCGAGATCGGCAAGGGCAGCCAGTTCCGCAGCTTCGACAAGCTGCTCGACCTGCCGGCGAGCTATTTCGCCAATTTCGGACGCTGGAACCAGCTGTCGATCTTCAAGACCACACGCGAGTTCGCCGACCTGAAATCGCTGGTGTGCCAGGCGACGGAACCGGAAAAGCTGCAACTCTTCGTCGACCTGATCGAATATGACGAGGGCTATCCACTCTACCAGGCAATCGCGGCGACCAAGATGGCGCTGTCGCAGGCACCGGAGGCGGAGTTCCATTTCGCGCCGCTCGGCAAGGCCGGCCGCAAGACCGTCAAGCGCTCCGATTTCGAAGACTGGATCGCCGACGACCTTGCCCGCATCGAGGATGCGCTCGACGAGGTGCTGACCACGACCGACACGCCGACGGGGGCGGTCGACAAGGTCTTCCTGACCGGCGGCAGCTCCTTCGTGCCGGCGGTGCGCGCCATCTTTGAACGCCGCTTCGACGCCTCGCGCATCGAAAGCGGCGGCGAACTGCTTTCCATCGCCCATGGGCTGGCACTGATCGGTGAAGCCGGCGAGGTCGCGCGCTGGGCCGCCTGA
- a CDS encoding glutamate--cysteine ligase, which produces MARDTTDSRPVESLDELVAYLAAGCKPREDWRIGTEHEKFPFYVDGNGPVPYGGERGIRALLEGMQRVLGWEPIMDAGNIIGLVEPTGRGAISLEPGGQFELSGAPLETIHQTCREGNAHLAQLREIAEPLGIRFLGLGGSPKWTLAETPKMPKSRYDIMTAYMPKVGTHGLDMMYRTCTIQVNLDFASEADMRRKMQVSLKLQPLATALFANSPFTEGRPNGLKSWRGEIWRDTDNQRSGLLDFCFSPEFGFADYVEWALDVPMYFVIRDGRYHDCTHVTFRQFMEGALRNSVPDGVPTMGDWANHLSTLFPDVRLKRFLEMRGADGGPWRRICALPAFWVGLLYEDEALDAAEALTRDWSFADVLAMRDAVPGQGIDAGFRGAPLRDLAREVLAISRKGLKNRNRCNRDGYDETSFLSPLDEVVARGTTSADEMTNAFHTRWGGSIEPVFLEYAY; this is translated from the coding sequence ATGGCGCGCGACACCACCGACAGCCGGCCCGTCGAAAGTCTGGACGAACTCGTCGCCTATCTCGCGGCAGGCTGCAAGCCGCGCGAAGACTGGCGCATCGGCACCGAGCACGAGAAGTTCCCGTTCTACGTCGACGGCAACGGGCCCGTACCCTATGGCGGCGAACGCGGCATCAGGGCGTTGCTGGAAGGCATGCAGCGGGTGCTCGGCTGGGAGCCGATCATGGACGCCGGCAACATCATCGGCCTCGTCGAACCGACCGGCCGCGGCGCCATCTCGCTGGAGCCGGGCGGCCAGTTCGAGCTCTCCGGCGCGCCACTGGAGACGATCCACCAGACCTGCCGCGAGGGCAATGCGCACCTCGCCCAGTTGCGCGAGATCGCCGAGCCGCTCGGCATCCGCTTCCTCGGCCTCGGCGGCAGCCCGAAATGGACGCTCGCCGAAACGCCGAAGATGCCGAAGTCGCGCTACGACATCATGACCGCCTACATGCCCAAGGTCGGCACGCACGGGCTCGACATGATGTACCGGACCTGCACCATCCAGGTGAATCTCGATTTCGCCTCGGAAGCCGACATGCGCCGCAAGATGCAGGTGTCCCTGAAGCTGCAGCCGCTGGCGACCGCGCTTTTCGCCAATTCGCCCTTCACCGAGGGCCGGCCGAACGGGCTCAAGAGCTGGCGCGGCGAGATCTGGCGCGACACCGACAACCAGCGTTCCGGCCTGCTCGACTTCTGCTTCTCGCCCGAATTCGGCTTTGCCGACTATGTCGAATGGGCGCTCGACGTGCCGATGTATTTCGTCATCCGCGACGGCCGCTATCACGACTGCACCCATGTCACCTTCCGCCAGTTCATGGAGGGCGCGCTGCGCAACTCGGTGCCCGACGGCGTGCCGACCATGGGCGACTGGGCCAACCATCTGTCGACGCTGTTTCCGGACGTTCGGCTGAAGCGCTTCCTGGAGATGCGCGGCGCCGACGGCGGCCCGTGGCGGCGCATCTGCGCGCTGCCGGCGTTCTGGGTCGGCCTGCTCTACGAAGACGAGGCGCTCGATGCCGCCGAGGCGCTGACACGCGACTGGAGTTTTGCCGACGTGCTCGCCATGCGCGACGCCGTGCCCGGCCAAGGCATCGACGCCGGCTTCCGCGGAGCGCCCCTGCGCGACCTGGCCCGCGAGGTGCTGGCGATCTCGCGCAAGGGGCTGAAGAACCGCAACCGCTGCAACCGCGACGGCTATGACGAGACCAGCTTCCTGTCGCCGCTCGACGAGGTGGTGGCGCGCGGTACGACCTCGGCCGACGAGATGACCAACGCCTTCCACACCCGCTGGGGCGGCTCGATCGAACCCGTGTTCCTGGAATACGCCTACTAG
- a CDS encoding DUF937 domain-containing protein — translation MLPLYDMLANAQNGHAMETLARQFNLSQQQTQAAVEALLPAFSQGLKRNAADPYGVGAFISALATGQHARYFEDATSAMSPQGVAEGNGILGHLFGSKELSRAVAGQAAQATGIGQEIMKQMLPVIAAMVMGGLFKQSTGQMAQGGHSVQPNFGAAGFGGQGNPLGEIIEQMMRQGGGMGAPQSRSPQPQAAPDPMDNPFGKILQDMFGGAMQQQPRQTPQPRRAPQQQSPYGDNPLGRIFEEMMRGAQPGAQPREPQPEPRARTNPSGRQRTPYDDLFGDMFETGRKTRDDYQKNMESVFDQFLKGMDRHR, via the coding sequence ATGCTGCCGCTCTACGACATGCTGGCCAACGCCCAGAACGGGCACGCCATGGAGACGCTGGCGCGCCAGTTCAACCTCTCGCAACAGCAGACGCAGGCCGCGGTCGAGGCGCTGCTGCCGGCCTTCAGCCAGGGGCTGAAGCGCAACGCCGCCGATCCCTATGGTGTCGGCGCGTTCATCTCGGCGCTGGCGACCGGCCAGCACGCCCGCTATTTCGAGGATGCGACCAGCGCCATGTCGCCTCAGGGCGTCGCCGAGGGCAACGGCATTCTGGGCCATCTGTTCGGCTCCAAGGAACTGTCGCGGGCCGTTGCCGGACAGGCCGCGCAGGCGACCGGCATCGGACAGGAAATCATGAAGCAGATGCTGCCGGTGATCGCGGCGATGGTGATGGGTGGCCTGTTCAAGCAGTCGACCGGGCAGATGGCGCAGGGCGGCCACTCGGTGCAGCCCAATTTCGGCGCCGCCGGCTTCGGCGGTCAGGGCAACCCGCTCGGCGAGATCATCGAGCAGATGATGCGCCAGGGCGGCGGCATGGGCGCGCCGCAATCGCGGTCGCCGCAGCCGCAGGCGGCACCCGATCCCATGGACAATCCTTTCGGCAAGATCCTGCAGGACATGTTCGGCGGCGCCATGCAGCAGCAGCCGAGGCAGACGCCACAGCCGCGCCGTGCGCCGCAGCAGCAAAGTCCCTATGGCGACAACCCGCTCGGTCGCATCTTCGAGGAAATGATGCGCGGCGCCCAACCGGGCGCGCAGCCGCGCGAGCCGCAACCCGAGCCGCGCGCGCGGACCAATCCCAGCGGCCGGCAGCGCACGCCCTATGACGATCTCTTCGGCGACATGTTCGAGACCGGGCGCAAGACGCGAGACGACTATCAGAAGAACATGGAATCGGTGTTCGACCAGTTTCTGAAGGGCATGGACCGCCACCGCTGA
- a CDS encoding DUF1127 domain-containing protein produces the protein MTALHHDPIPLAGHVRPRIVARVLRVVAERIVQLWRAWKNQREVIRLAEMTDAQLADIGLVRGDLHAAAQTPLGVDPTAYLGLVSASRSREIEDAARRAN, from the coding sequence ATGACCGCTCTTCACCACGACCCGATCCCGCTTGCCGGCCATGTGCGTCCGCGGATCGTGGCGCGCGTTCTGCGCGTGGTGGCGGAGCGCATCGTACAGCTCTGGCGTGCCTGGAAAAATCAGCGTGAGGTCATCCGTCTCGCAGAGATGACGGACGCCCAGCTGGCCGACATCGGGCTGGTGCGCGGCGACCTCCACGCGGCCGCGCAGACGCCGCTCGGCGTCGACCCGACCGCCTATCTGGGCCTGGTCAGCGCGTCCCGTTCGCGCGAGATCGAGGATGCGGCCCGCCGCGCGAACTGA
- a CDS encoding LysR substrate-binding domain-containing protein produces MAAPLDLDQLQTFIAIADTGSFTRAAEEVHRTQSAVSMQMRRLEERIGKQLFEKDGRVNRLSEDGERLLAYARRMLRLNRETIAAFDDRRLEGHVRIGTPDDYADRFLPEIMARFARSNPRVELSVICEPTVNLVEQIRRGTLDLALVTHDDEKGQSEVVRHEPLLWVASSNHAVHEEEVLPLAVGRPTCVWRRAAIDMLDQMERDYRVLFTSWSATVIIASVISGLAVSVLPECALRPGMRVLGESDGFGTLPDCRIGLMRGHTGQPAIVEALARHVSESLDNITLPASEEAGMFDFAAMMAMRPRRHRPNMMPGW; encoded by the coding sequence ATGGCCGCGCCGCTCGATCTCGACCAGCTCCAGACCTTCATCGCGATCGCCGATACCGGCAGCTTCACGCGCGCCGCCGAGGAGGTTCACCGCACCCAGTCGGCGGTGTCGATGCAGATGCGGCGGCTGGAAGAGCGGATCGGAAAGCAGCTCTTCGAGAAGGACGGCCGCGTCAACCGGCTGTCGGAAGACGGCGAGCGGCTTCTGGCCTATGCGCGCCGCATGCTGCGGCTGAACCGAGAGACGATCGCCGCCTTCGACGACCGGCGGCTCGAGGGCCATGTGCGCATCGGCACGCCCGACGACTACGCCGACCGTTTCCTGCCCGAAATCATGGCGCGGTTCGCCCGCTCCAACCCGCGCGTCGAGCTTTCCGTCATCTGCGAGCCGACCGTCAACCTGGTCGAGCAGATCCGGCGCGGCACGCTCGATCTGGCGCTGGTGACCCATGACGACGAGAAGGGCCAGTCGGAGGTGGTGCGCCACGAGCCGCTGTTGTGGGTCGCATCCTCCAACCATGCCGTGCACGAGGAGGAAGTGCTGCCGCTCGCCGTCGGCCGGCCGACCTGCGTGTGGCGGAGGGCCGCGATCGACATGCTCGACCAGATGGAGCGAGACTATCGCGTGCTGTTCACCAGCTGGTCGGCCACCGTCATCATCGCCTCGGTGATTTCGGGGCTTGCCGTCTCGGTGCTGCCCGAATGCGCGCTGCGCCCTGGCATGCGGGTGCTCGGCGAAAGTGACGGCTTCGGCACACTGCCGGACTGCCGCATCGGCCTGATGCGCGGCCACACGGGACAGCCGGCGATCGTCGAGGCGCTGGCCCGGCATGTGTCGGAAAGCCTCGACAACATAACGCTGCCCGCGAGCGAGGAGGCCGGCATGTTCGACTTTGCCGCCATGATGGCGATGCGCCCGCGCCGCCACCGGCCCAACATGATGCCCGGCTGGTAG
- a CDS encoding amidase family protein encodes MSERAIWQLSACDLAEAVRARKISAEAAVGASVERMRARNGRINAVVDDLGDAAIEEARRLDVRFAESGPVGPLHGVPVTIKENVDQKGRATPNGVAAFREVVAPDDAPIVRNLKNAGAVIIGRTNTPEFSFRATTDNELHGRTLNPWDDEASPGGSSGGAAAAVMSGMGALAHGNDIGGSLRFPCAATGAATVKPGLGRVPAYNPSAKAERGLLAQMMSVQGIIAREVRDVRAGLQAAIAYDPNDPWMVPMPFAGPAHEGPLRVAVTRDSFEFDLHPAVEQAITTAADCLADAGYEIVEIEPPLVRECGELGYRALMGEVTELMGADIEKYGSDTIKQIFQDYFTLFAPLAGKELLQAIAQRAHYVRSWTLFMEDYPLVLTPFLLAPVYGWNRDAEGVEGVRDVLGKAHYSFAMNFMGLPAGHISAGFHDGLPVGVQIVGRRFREDMILDACEVVEKKVGVMADRLFARGD; translated from the coding sequence ATGAGTGAACGCGCGATCTGGCAATTGAGTGCCTGCGACCTTGCCGAGGCTGTCCGGGCCAGGAAGATATCGGCCGAGGCCGCCGTCGGTGCCAGCGTGGAGCGCATGCGTGCCCGCAACGGCCGCATCAACGCCGTCGTCGACGATCTTGGCGATGCCGCGATCGAGGAGGCACGCCGGCTCGACGTCAGGTTCGCCGAGAGCGGGCCGGTCGGGCCGCTGCATGGCGTACCGGTGACGATCAAGGAAAATGTCGATCAGAAGGGCAGGGCGACCCCCAACGGCGTTGCCGCCTTCAGGGAGGTCGTGGCGCCCGACGACGCGCCGATCGTTCGCAATCTGAAGAATGCGGGTGCGGTGATCATCGGCCGCACCAACACGCCTGAGTTCTCCTTCCGCGCCACGACCGACAACGAACTGCACGGCCGTACCCTCAACCCGTGGGACGACGAGGCGTCGCCCGGCGGCTCGTCCGGCGGCGCGGCGGCGGCGGTGATGTCCGGCATGGGTGCGCTCGCGCATGGCAACGACATCGGCGGCTCGCTCCGCTTCCCCTGCGCGGCGACGGGAGCGGCGACGGTGAAACCCGGGCTCGGCCGGGTGCCCGCTTACAATCCCTCGGCCAAGGCCGAGCGCGGGCTGCTTGCCCAGATGATGTCCGTCCAGGGCATCATCGCGCGCGAGGTCCGCGATGTGCGGGCCGGGCTACAGGCCGCCATCGCCTACGATCCGAACGATCCCTGGATGGTGCCGATGCCCTTTGCCGGGCCGGCGCATGAGGGCCCGCTGCGCGTCGCCGTCACCCGCGACAGCTTCGAGTTCGACCTGCACCCCGCCGTCGAGCAGGCGATCACCACCGCCGCCGACTGTCTTGCCGATGCAGGCTACGAGATCGTCGAGATCGAGCCGCCGCTGGTGCGCGAATGCGGCGAACTCGGCTACCGCGCCCTGATGGGCGAGGTCACCGAGCTGATGGGGGCGGACATCGAGAAGTATGGCTCCGACACCATCAAGCAGATTTTCCAGGATTATTTCACGCTGTTTGCGCCGCTTGCAGGCAAGGAACTCCTCCAGGCCATCGCGCAGCGCGCCCACTATGTGCGCAGCTGGACCCTGTTCATGGAAGATTATCCGCTGGTGCTGACGCCGTTCCTGCTGGCCCCGGTCTATGGCTGGAACCGCGATGCCGAGGGAGTCGAGGGCGTGCGCGACGTGCTCGGCAAGGCGCATTACTCCTTCGCCATGAACTTCATGGGCCTGCCTGCCGGCCACATCTCGGCCGGCTTCCACGACGGACTGCCTGTCGGCGTCCAGATCGTCGGCCGCCGCTTCCGCGAGGACATGATCCTCGATGCCTGCGAGGTGGTCGAGAAGAAGGTCGGCGTGATGGCCGACAGGCTGTTCGCGCGCGGCGACTGA